The Pseudomonas sp. Marseille-Q3773 DNA window CCTGGGCCTGGAAACGCCCGACCAGGCCCGGTCGCCACTGGGCACGCTGGAGGAGTACAAGCACCGGGCCGAGCGCCAGGCCCTCTGCGACGTGCTCGACCGGCACAGTGACAACCTGAGCGTGGCAGCCAAGGTACTGGGCATCTCGCGCCCGACGTTCTATCGCTTGCTGCACAAGCACCAGATACGCTGAACGGGTGGCCTGCCCGGTACTGGAGCACCGGGCCTGGCTAGCCGTAGGGGCGCCTGCAAGCCAAGGTCAATGTGGCCCGCGCGGAATGGTCTTGAGCAGGTCTTCCGGGCTGATGTGGCCGACCACCTGGGCCACCGCGCTGCCTGGGGTCGGCAGGTCGATGATGTGGCTTTTCATCTTGCCGATCACATGCATTTCGCACGGCTTGCAGTCGAACTTCAGGGTCAGCACCTCATCACCCTGTATCAGCTGCATCGGTGCCACCTTGGTGCGCACGCCGGTCACGCCCTTGGCCTGCTTGGGGCACAGGTTGAAGGAGAAACGCAGGCAGTGCTTGGTAATCATCACCGGCACCTCGCCATGCTCTTCATGAGCCTCGTAGGCCGCATCGATCAGCTGCACGCCATGGCGGTGGTAGAAATCGCGGGCCTTCTGGTTGTACACGTTGGCCAGGAACGACAGGTGCGACTCGGGGTACACCGGCGGCGGGGTGGTCTCGGCCTTGCGCCCGCCACGCGGGTGCGCCTGCACCCGTGCTGCGGTCAGGGCCTCGATGGCTTCGCGGCGCAGGGCCTTGAGCTGCGAGTTGGGGATGAAGTACGCCTGCGGGGCATCCAGTTCGATGCTGTCGGCGTGGTACATCGTGGTACCCAGCTGGCCGAGCAGGTCGTGCAACTGCTCCAGCGCCTGCTGCGGCTTGTTGGCCGGGCCGAACGGCCCGTCCAGTGCCACTTGCGCGCTGACACCCTCCTCACTGGTGACGGTCAACGCCAGGCGCTGCTCGCGCAGTACCGCATGCCACTGCACGCCGACCCGGCGCTCGGCCGAGGTGCGTTGCAGGGCCTGCTGCCAGTTGTGGTCGAGGTTGCGCGACAGCGGGTGATTGGGCCGCAGCTTGTGCAGGCCTTCGGGCATTTCGTTGGGCTCGACGCGGTAGCGGTAGCGTTTCTCGCCGTCTTCCTCGAACTCGCCGCGCAGTTCGGCGATGTTGGCGCGGAAGCCCACCACCTCGCGCTTGACCAGCACATTGAGGCCGTCACCGTTGGTCAGCGGCACTTCGGTGACTACTTGCAGGTCACGCTTGCCGACCTTTTCCACGACGCCCACCGGCAGGCCGGTGAAGGTTGGTGAGTCGAAGGCACCGATGTCGACCTTGCGCTCGGTGACGAAATAGTCGGTGCTGCCCCGGTGGAAGGTCTTGTCCGGGTCGGGTACGAAGAAATGTTCAGTGCGGCCACTTGAGGCACGAGCCAGCTGCGGGCGGTCCTCGAGGATGGCGTCGAGTTCCTTGCGGTAGTGGGCGGTGATGTTCTTCACGTACCCCACGTCCTTGTAGCGGCCTTCGATCTTGAACGAGCGCACGCCGGCATCGACCAGGTCGCGCAGGTTTGCGGTCTGGTTGTTGTCCTTCATCGACAGCAGGTGCTTCTCGAAAGCCACCACGCGGCCCTGGTCATCCTTCAGGGTATAGGGCAGGCGGCAGGCCTGCGAGCAATCGCCACGGTTGGCGCTGCGCCCGGTCTGCGCGTGGGAGATGTTGCACTGGCCGGAGAAGGCCACGCACAGCGCACCGTGGATGAAGAATTCGATGGCGGCATCGGTTTCAGCGGCGATGGCGCGGATTTGCTGCAGGTTCAGCTCGCGG harbors:
- a CDS encoding U32 family peptidase; translation: MSLPKNHLELLSPARDVAIAREAILHGADAIYIGGPSFGARHNACNEVSDIAELVEFAHRYHARVFTTINTILHDNELEPARTLIHQLYDAGVDALIVQDLGVMELDIPPIELHASTQTDIRTLARAKFLDQAGFSQLVLARELNLQQIRAIAAETDAAIEFFIHGALCVAFSGQCNISHAQTGRSANRGDCSQACRLPYTLKDDQGRVVAFEKHLLSMKDNNQTANLRDLVDAGVRSFKIEGRYKDVGYVKNITAHYRKELDAILEDRPQLARASSGRTEHFFVPDPDKTFHRGSTDYFVTERKVDIGAFDSPTFTGLPVGVVEKVGKRDLQVVTEVPLTNGDGLNVLVKREVVGFRANIAELRGEFEEDGEKRYRYRVEPNEMPEGLHKLRPNHPLSRNLDHNWQQALQRTSAERRVGVQWHAVLREQRLALTVTSEEGVSAQVALDGPFGPANKPQQALEQLHDLLGQLGTTMYHADSIELDAPQAYFIPNSQLKALRREAIEALTAARVQAHPRGGRKAETTPPPVYPESHLSFLANVYNQKARDFYHRHGVQLIDAAYEAHEEHGEVPVMITKHCLRFSFNLCPKQAKGVTGVRTKVAPMQLIQGDEVLTLKFDCKPCEMHVIGKMKSHIIDLPTPGSAVAQVVGHISPEDLLKTIPRGPH